Proteins encoded in a region of the Elaeis guineensis isolate ETL-2024a chromosome 7, EG11, whole genome shotgun sequence genome:
- the LOC105048381 gene encoding hydroquinone glucosyltransferase-like — protein MEDRRPRHIALLSSPGMGHLIPLASFARHLARHHHFAITLIAHPTDHSDSSGNRSFADSLPDEVNVVSLPNLPPDAFPDTKAEARVFLTVKANLPHLRSLLRSLESTAPLAALVVDPFCLDAFDIAAELGLPVYFFSTSSCMILSFAFHLPALDASFVGEYRDLPEPVRLPGCVPVQGKDLIEPIQDRGKETYKLFLNSTKRLPEAKGVLTNSFEDLEPGAVKGLKDGEGIPPVYPVGPLIWTVPDEEHECLRWLDRQPPGSVVYVSFGSGGTLTLAQTRELALGLEISGQRFLWVAKSPHESEANAAYLSARKNEKNPLDFLPEGFLERTKDLGFIVPSWVPQVQVLGHASTGGFLTHCGWNSTLESIVKGVPLIAWPLYAEQKMNAIQLTEDVKVALRPKVTESGLVGREEISRVVKCLMEGEEGKRLRKRAKELSDAAGRALGPGGSSIRAMADVAREWMDGS, from the coding sequence ATGGAAGACCGCAGGCCCCGTCACATAGCCCTCCTCTCTAGCCCTGGCATGGGCCACCTCATCCCCCTCGCTTCGTTCGCCCGCCATCTGGCTCGCCACCACCACTTCGCCATCACCCTCATCGCCCACCCCACGGACCACTCCGACTCCTCCGGTAACCGCTCCTTCGCGGACTCCCTCCCGGATGAAGTCAATGTTGTCTCCCTCCCCAACTTACCTCCCGACGCCTTTCCCGATACCAAGGCCGAAGCACGCGTCTTTCTCACTGTTAAAGCCAACCTCCCTCACCTCCGTTCTCTTTTGAGGTCTCTAGAGTCCACCGCCCCTCTCGCAGCTCTCGTCGTCGATCCTTTTTGCCTTGATGCCTTCGACATCGCCGCCGAGCTCGGCTTGCCGGTCTACTTCTTCTCCACCTCGTCGTGCATGATTCTCTCGTTTGCCTTCCACCTCCCCGCGCTGGACGCGTCGTTCGTAGGTGAGTACCGGGACCTCCCCGAACCGGTCCGGTTGCCTGGGTGCGTGCCGGTCCAGGGGAAGGATCTCATCGAGCCGATTCAGGACCGCGGAAAGGAGACGTACAAGTTGTTTTTGAACTCGACGAAACGACTTCCTGAAGCCAAGGGAGTTCTGACGAATAGCTTTGAGGATCTGGAGCCCGGGGCTGTGAAGGGTTTGAAGGATGGTGAAGGGATACCTCCGGTCTATCCGGTTGGCCCGTTGATCTGGACCGTACCGGATGAGGAGCACGAGTGTTTGCGGTGGCTGGACCGGCAGCCTCCTGGTTCGGTGGTGTACGTGTCGTTCGGGAGTGGGGGAACGCTCACGTTGGCCCAGACAAGGGAGTTGGCTTTAGGTCTGGAGATCAGCGGGCAGCGGTTCTTGTGGGTGGCGAAGAGCCCGCATGAGAGTGAGGCTAATGCGGCTTATTTAAGCGCCAGGAAGAACGAGAAAAACCCCTTGGACTTCTTGCCCGAGGGCTTCTTGGAGAGGACCAAGGACTTGGGCTTCATAGTCCCTTCATGGGTTCCTCAGGTACAAGTACTCGGCCATGCTTCTACTGGTGGTTTTCTGACACATTGCGGGTGGAACTCCACACTTGAGAGCATTGTGAAAGGAGTACCATTGATTGCGTGGCCTCTGTATGCAGAGCAAAAGATGAACGCAATCCAGCTTACCGAGGATGTGAAGGTGGCGCTGAGGCCCAAGGTTACCGAGAGCGGTTTGGTGGGGAGAGAAGAAATTTCAAGGGTAGTTAAGTGTCTAATGGAAGGTGAAGAAGGGAAGAGATTGCGGAAGAGGGCGAAGGAGCTTAGTGATGCGGCTGGTCGTGCTCTCGGCCCGGGCGGGTCTTCCATCAGGGCAATGGCGGATGTCGCCCGTGAATGGATGGACGgaagttag
- the LOC105048220 gene encoding probable WRKY transcription factor 41 isoform X2, whose protein sequence is MEKGTSWDISLLLEVLTQGEEQNRQLQAQLDDPSSAELSKSLAQQIQFTFNKAITMAKLIAADNSRQPPCPNNTSPGSPRSASRSPRSENSEKAFKEHEKKGMSKKRKSLPKWTSQVRISSGATAEGQIDDGFSWRKYGQKDILGAKYPRGYYRCTHRNAQGCPAKKLVQRSDADPAVFDITYWGRHICLQRPRVNSASSAPEAGMQRDQQNPPLDHDQQHPRHDRQLLLSFRAGLKVKTEGLDMEDQNLTSSSFSFPSTPIGSLKHEDQIFSSPPTLENNFMGSFSPNFFSPTTSESSYFSVPSEMDNYGGRAALHTSESDLTGTISAAASVTNFPMVDIDFMLEPHMDFEPNFPFDDSNLFR, encoded by the exons ATGGAGAAGGGAACCAGCTGGGACATCAGTTTGCTTCTCGAGGTGCTAACTCAAGGCGAAGAGCAAAATAGGCAGCTCCAAGCGCAACTAGATGATCCTTCCTCTGCTGAACTGAGCAAGTCACTGGCACAACAGATACAATTCACCTTCAACAAAGCCATTACCATGGCCAAATTGATAGCCGCCGACAACTCTCGGCAGCCTCCTTGCCCGAATAACACCAGCCCTGGCTCGCCACGATCCGCCAGCAGGAGCCCGAGGAGCGAGAATTCTGAGAAAGCCTTCAAAGAACACGAGAAGAAGGGGATGTCCAAGAAGAG gaagagttTGCCCAAATGGACTAGCCAAGTGCGCATTTCCTCTGGCGCGACCGCCGAAGGGCAGATAGATGATGGATTTAGCTGGAGGAAGTACGGTCAGAAGGACATCCTTGGAGCCAAGTACCCAAG AGGCTACTACCGGTGCACTCATCGCAATGCCCAAGGATGTCCTGCAAAAAAACTGGTGCAGAGATCGGACGCGGACCCTGCCGTCTTTGACATCACATACTGGGGGAGACACATATGCCTGCAAAGGCCACGGGTGAACTCGGCATCATCAGCCCCGGAAGCAGGCATGCAACGAGACCAACAGAATCCTCCACTTGATCATGATCAGCAACATCCACGACATGATCGGCAGCTGCTCCTGAGCTTCCGAGCAGGCCTCAAGGTGAAAACTGAAGGCTTAGACATGGAGGATCAAAAccttacctcttcttccttctctttccctTCTACACCGATTGGCAGCTTGAAGCATGAGGATCAAATCTTTTCGTCACCTCCGACACTGGAGAATAACTTCATGGGCAGTTTCTcccctaactttttctcaccaacAACCTCTGAGTCGAGCTACTTCTCGGTTCCAAGCGAGATGGACAACTATGGAGGCAGAGCAGCTCTGCATACTTCGGAATCTGACCTCACAGGGACAATCTCAGCTGCAGCTTCAGTGACCAATTTCCCTATGGTTGACATTGATTTCATGCTTGAACCGCATATGGATTTTGAACCAAATTTCCCATTTGATGATTCTAACCTTTTCCGATAA
- the LOC105048220 gene encoding probable WRKY transcription factor 41 isoform X1 — protein MEKGTSWDISLLLEVLTQGEEQNRQLQAQLDDPSSAELSKSLAQQIQFTFNKAITMAKLIAADNSRQPPCPNNTSPGSPRSASRSPRSENSEKAFKEHEKKGMSKKRCMLDRKSLPKWTSQVRISSGATAEGQIDDGFSWRKYGQKDILGAKYPRGYYRCTHRNAQGCPAKKLVQRSDADPAVFDITYWGRHICLQRPRVNSASSAPEAGMQRDQQNPPLDHDQQHPRHDRQLLLSFRAGLKVKTEGLDMEDQNLTSSSFSFPSTPIGSLKHEDQIFSSPPTLENNFMGSFSPNFFSPTTSESSYFSVPSEMDNYGGRAALHTSESDLTGTISAAASVTNFPMVDIDFMLEPHMDFEPNFPFDDSNLFR, from the exons ATGGAGAAGGGAACCAGCTGGGACATCAGTTTGCTTCTCGAGGTGCTAACTCAAGGCGAAGAGCAAAATAGGCAGCTCCAAGCGCAACTAGATGATCCTTCCTCTGCTGAACTGAGCAAGTCACTGGCACAACAGATACAATTCACCTTCAACAAAGCCATTACCATGGCCAAATTGATAGCCGCCGACAACTCTCGGCAGCCTCCTTGCCCGAATAACACCAGCCCTGGCTCGCCACGATCCGCCAGCAGGAGCCCGAGGAGCGAGAATTCTGAGAAAGCCTTCAAAGAACACGAGAAGAAGGGGATGTCCAAGAAGAGGTGCATGCTTGACAG gaagagttTGCCCAAATGGACTAGCCAAGTGCGCATTTCCTCTGGCGCGACCGCCGAAGGGCAGATAGATGATGGATTTAGCTGGAGGAAGTACGGTCAGAAGGACATCCTTGGAGCCAAGTACCCAAG AGGCTACTACCGGTGCACTCATCGCAATGCCCAAGGATGTCCTGCAAAAAAACTGGTGCAGAGATCGGACGCGGACCCTGCCGTCTTTGACATCACATACTGGGGGAGACACATATGCCTGCAAAGGCCACGGGTGAACTCGGCATCATCAGCCCCGGAAGCAGGCATGCAACGAGACCAACAGAATCCTCCACTTGATCATGATCAGCAACATCCACGACATGATCGGCAGCTGCTCCTGAGCTTCCGAGCAGGCCTCAAGGTGAAAACTGAAGGCTTAGACATGGAGGATCAAAAccttacctcttcttccttctctttccctTCTACACCGATTGGCAGCTTGAAGCATGAGGATCAAATCTTTTCGTCACCTCCGACACTGGAGAATAACTTCATGGGCAGTTTCTcccctaactttttctcaccaacAACCTCTGAGTCGAGCTACTTCTCGGTTCCAAGCGAGATGGACAACTATGGAGGCAGAGCAGCTCTGCATACTTCGGAATCTGACCTCACAGGGACAATCTCAGCTGCAGCTTCAGTGACCAATTTCCCTATGGTTGACATTGATTTCATGCTTGAACCGCATATGGATTTTGAACCAAATTTCCCATTTGATGATTCTAACCTTTTCCGATAA